Genomic segment of Oryzias melastigma strain HK-1 unplaced genomic scaffold, ASM292280v2 sc00633, whole genome shotgun sequence:
NNNNNNNNNNNNNNNNNNNNNNNNNNNNNNNNNNNNNNNNNNNNNNNNNNNNNNNNNNNNNNNNNNNNNNNNNNNNNNNNNNNNNNNNNNNNNNNNNNNNNNNNNNNNNNNNNNNNNNNNNNNNNNNNNNNNNNNNNNNNNNNNNNNNNNNNNNNNNNNNNNNNNNNNNNNNNNNNNNNNNNNNNNNNNNNNNNNNNNNNNNNNNNNNNNNNNNNNNNNNNNNNNNNNNNNNNNNNNNNNNNNNNNNNNNNNNNNNNNNNNNNNNNNNNNNNNNNNNNNNNNNNNNNNNNNNNNNNNNNNNNNNNNNNNNNNNNNNNNNNNNNNNNNNNNNNNNNNNNNNNNNNNNNNNNNNNNNNNNNNNNNNNNNNNNNNNNNNNNNNNNNNNNNNNNNNNNNNNNNNNNNNNNNNNNNNNNNNNNNNNNNNNNNNNNNNNNNNNNNNNNNNNNNNNNNNNNNNNNNNNNNNNNNNNNNNNNNNNNNNNNNNNNNNNNNNNNNNNNNNNNNNNNNNNNNNNNNNNNNNNNNNNNNNNNNNNNNNNNNNNNNNNNNNNNNNNNNNNNNNNNNNNNNNNNNNNNNNNNNNNNNNNNNNNNNNNNNNNNNNNNNNNNNNNNNNNNNNNNNNNNNNNNNNNNNNNNNNNNNNNNNNNNNNNNNNNNNNNNNNNNNNNNNNNNNNNNNNNNNNNNNNNNNNNNNNNNNNNNNNNNNNNNNNNNNNNNNNNNNNNNNNNNNNNNNNNNNNNNNNNNNNNNNNNNNNNNNNNNNNNNNNNNNNNNNNNNNNNNNNNNNNNNNNNNNNNNNNNNNNNNNNNNNNNNNNNNNNNNNNNNNNNNNNNNNNNNNNNNNNNNNNNNNNNNNNNNNNNNNNNNNNNNNNNNNNNNNNNNNNNNNNNNNNNNNNNNNNNNNNNNNNNNNNNNNNNNNNNNNNNNNNNNNNNNNNNNNNNNNNNNNNNNNNNNNNNNNNNNNNNNNNNNNNNNNNNNNNNNNNNNNNNNNNNNNNNNNNNNNNNNNNNNNNNNNNNNNNNNNNNNNNNNNNNNNNNNNNNNNNNNNNNNNNNNNNNNNNNNNNNNNNNNNNNNNNNNNNNNNNNNNNNNNNNNNNNNNNNNNNNNNNNNNNNNNNNNNNNNNNNNNNNNNNNNNNNNNNNNNNNNNNNNNNNNNNNNNNNNNNNNNNNNNNNNNNNNNNNNNNNNNNNNNNNNNNNNNNNNNNNNNNNNNNNNNNNNNNNNNNNNNNNNNNNNNNNNNNNNNNNNNNNNNNNNNNNNNNNNNNNNNNNNNNNNNNNNNNNNNNNNNNNNNNNNNNNNNNNNNNNNNNNNNNNNNNNNNNNNNNNNNNNNNNNNNNNNNNNNNNNNNNNNNNNNNNNNNNNNNNNNNNNNNNNNNNNNNNNNNNNNNNNNNNNNNNNNNNNNNNNNNNNNNNNNNNNNNNNNNNNNNNNNNNNNNNNNNNNNNNNNNNNNNNNNNNNNNNNNNNNNNNNNNNNNNNNNNNNNNNNNNNNNNNNNNNNNNNNNNNNNNNNNNNNNNNNNNNNNNNNNNNNNNNNNNNNNNNNNNNNNNNNNNNNNNNNNNNNNNNNNNNNNNNNNNNNNNNNNNNNNNNNNNNNNNNNNNNNNNNNNNNNNNNNNNNNNNNNNNNNNNNNNNNNNNNNNNNNNNNNNNNNNNNNNNNNNNNNNNNNNNNNNNNNNNNNNNNNNNNNNNNNNNNNNNNNNNNNNNNNNNNNNNNNNNNNNNNNNNNNNNNNNNNNNNNNNNNNNNNNNNNNNNNNNNNNNNNNNNNNNNNNNNNNNNNNNNNNNNNNNNNNNNNNNNNNNNNNNNNNNNNNNNNNNNNNNNNNNNNNNNNNNNNNNNNNNNNNNNNNNNNNNNNNNNNNNNNNNNNNNNNNNNNNNNNNNNNNNNNNNNNNNNNNNNNNNNNNNNNNNNNNNNNNNNNNNNNNNNNNNNNNNNNNNNNNNNNNNNNNNNNNNNNNNNNNNNNNNNNNNNNNNNNNNNNNNNNNNNNNNNNNNNNNNNNNNNNNNNNNNNNNNNNNNNNNNNNNNNNNNNNNNNNNNNNNNNNNNNNNNNNNNNNNNNNNNNNNNNNNNNNNNNNNNNNNNNNNNNNNNNNNNNNNNNNNNNNNNNNNNNNNNNNNNNNNNNNNNNNNNNNNNNNNNNNNNNNNNNNNNNNNNNNNNNNNNNNNNNNNNNNNNNNNNNNNNNNNNNNNNNNNNNNNNNNNNNNNNNNNNNNNNNNNNNNNNNNNNNNNNNNNNNNNNNNNNNNNNNNNNNNNNNNNNNNNNNNNNNNNNNNNNNNNNNNNNNNNNNNNNNNNNNNNNNNNNNNNNNNNNNNNNNNNNNNNNNNNNNNNNNNNNNNNNNNNNNNNNNNNNNNTTTTCTGAGATCTCTTTTGATGCTCAAACTTAAAATGATGACAATCTtttccaataaaacaaaaaattcaattcaattcagtaatattttaataactaGATACAAAACTTCAAACTAATGTAGATTCACAGTGGTGGATTGTTGGTTATCAAAGTAACTCACCATGTCAGTAGACAGGTGGCTCAGGTACTTCTCCTTTTGGGCTGGGGTACCGAGTTTTGTGAACAGAACGTTGAtcagtgtgttttggatgtcaCAGAGAACAGCCACAGAGGGATCCACTTTAGCCAGCTCTTCAATGACCAGGATTGAGGCAAAGAATGTGGAGCCAGTCCCTCCATATTCTGGGTCAATCTCAATTCCCATTAACTGCAAGAATAATTTTAAGGAAAAGTTACTTTACATTaggttaaaaaagtaataaaagtacATGTGTTTAGCTGAGGTAAATGACCTACACCCTGCTCGAAAAGGGATCGGATCACTTCTTCGTCCATGGCAGAATTTTCGTCCATCTTTGACACAAAGGGTGCAATGCGCTCTTGTGCGTACTTCTTTACTGTTGAAACAGAAGAGTTTTATGATTGcagggtgtttttatttaagtatttaacatttattgatcaaAGTCGGACAGATTTTACAACTGTGGCTTTAAATGCAGTTGCTCAAAAAAGCTTTCATGCTCACCTGCATCCTTCATCATACTCTCCTCCTCTGAATATGTCTGAAGGGGAGGAAAAGGAACCACTCCACCTGTCTGATCTGAACCCACAACAGGGAGAGATCTGGTGGACCTGCTCCTCAATCCAGTCTGGCATGATCCCCATGATCGAGGGATCTGTCTGAGGGACTGAAAGCCAACAATTGAAGTGTCATCTGAAGATGCGCATACTCTTCTTTAAGCTAGGTTGTTATCTAGATCCTTAACCAACTAAAAAGCAATGCCTACTAGCTTGTACTTTAGCAAACAGTAGCATGCGCAGGTTGGTAAAGTGACgtctaaaataaagaataaccGAAGGTAATGAAACATTCGGTGACAGGCTGTATAAAACCAACCAAATAAATTTCTGAAAGACATAAAAGACAAAGTCTCACCTTAGAGAAAATCCTAGCAAACGGAGCAGCCatggtttgtcacaaaaacgtTTACGTAACCGACCACCAGAGGGCTAGTGATGCATTCNNNNNNNNNNNNNNNNNNNNNNNNNNNNNNNNNNNNNNNNNNNNNNNNNNNNNNNNNNNNNNNNNNNNNNNNNNNNNNNNNNNNNNNNNNNNNNNNNNNNNNNNNNNNNNNNNNNNNNNNNNNNNNNNNNNNNNNNNNNNNNNNNNNNNNNNNNNNNNNNNNNNNNNNNNNNNNNNNNNNNNNNNNNNNNNNNNNNNNNNNNNNNNNNNNNNNNNNNNNNNNNNNNNNNNNNNNNNNNNNNNNNNNNNNNNNNNNNNNNNNNNNNNNNNNNNNNNNNNNNNNNNNNNNNNNNNNNNNNNNNNNNNNNNNNNNNNNNNNNNNNNNNNNNNNNNNNNNNNNNNNNNNNNNNNNNNNNNNNNNNNNNNNNNNNNNNNNNNNNNNNNNNNNNNNNNNNNNNNNNNNNNNNNNNNNNNNNNNNNNNNNNNNNNNNNNNNNNNNNNNNNNNNNNNNNNNNNNNNNNNNNNNNNNNNNNNNNNNNNNNNNNNNNNNNNNNNNNNNNNNNNNNNNNNNNNNNNNNNNNNNNNNNNNNNNNNNNNNNNNNNNNNNNNNNNNNNNNNNNNNNNNNNNNNNNNNNNNNNNNNNNNNNNNNNNNNNNNNNNNNNNNNNNNNNNNNNNNNNNNNNNNNNNNNNNNNNNNNNNNNNNNNNNNNNNNNNNNNNNNNNNNNNNNNNNNNNNNNNNNNNNNNNNNNNNNNNNNNNNNNNNNNNNNNNNNNNNNNNNNNNNNNNNNNNNNNNNNNNNNNNNNNNNNNNNNNNNNNNNNNNNNNNNNNNNNNNNNNNNNNNNNNNNNNNNNNNNNNNNNNNNNNNNNNNNNNNNNNNNNNNNNNNNNNNNNNNNNNNNNNNNNNNNNNNNNNNNNNNNNNNNNNNNNNNNNNNNNNNNNNNNNNNNNNNNNNNNNNNNNNNNNNNNNNNNNNNN
This window contains:
- the LOC112139133 gene encoding short/branched chain specific acyl-CoA dehydrogenase, mitochondrial-like → MAAPFARIFSKSLRQIPRSWGSCQTGLRSRSTRSLPVVGSDQTGGVVPFPPLQTYSEEESMMKDAVKKYAQERIAPFVSKMDENSAMDEEVIRSLFEQGLMGIEIDPEYGGTGSTFFASILVIEELAKVDPSVAVLCDIQNTLINVLFTKLGTPAQKEKYLSHLSTDMVSYFDNQQSTTVNLH